The segment TCAATCCTTCACTGAATTTGCGACAGAATACATAGGGGATTGGGCAGGCTATGTGACAGGATGGACGTATTGGTTTTGCTGGATCATGACTGCAATGGCCGACATTATTGCGGTCGGCATGTACACACAGTATTGGTTTGACATCCCGCAATGGGTGCCAGCAATTGCTTGTTTAGTCGTATTACTAGGTTTAAATTTATTAACGGTAAAACTTTTCGGAGAGTTAGAGTTTTGGTTTGCGCTCATTAAAATTATTACGATTGTAGCATTAATCGTAATTGGCGTTATTTTATTAATTATTGGATTTGAAACAAACACAGGTCAAGTAGCCGTATCGAATTTGTGGGAACATGGTGGATTATTCCCGAATGGCGCATTTGGCTTCTTAATGGCCTTCCAAATGGTCGTATTTGCCTTCGTTGGGGTAGAATTAGTCGGTGTTTCGGCAGCGGAAACAGCGAATCCGCAAAAAAATATTCCTTCTGCGATTAATAAAATTCCACTGCGTATTTTATTATTTTACGTTGGTGCGTTATTCATCATTTTAACGATCAATCCATGGAATACATTAAGTGCGGAAAGCTCGCCATTTGTGCAAGTGTTTGCATTAGTCGGCATTCCAGTGGCAGCGGGATTAATTAACTTTGTTGTATTAACATCCGCAGCATCTGCCGGAAATAGTGGTTTATTTTCAACGAGCCGTATGTTGTTTAGTCTTGGCTCGAACAATCAAGCTTCAAAAAAATTCGGTACTTTAAATAAAAGAAGTGTGCCACAAAACGGTTTAATTTTTTCAGCAGTTGTCGTGTCAATTGGAGCGTTATTAAGTTATTTCATGCCAGAGGATGCTTTTGGAATTGTCACGACGATTAGTGCGATTTGTTTTATTTGGGTATGGAGCATCATTTTAATTTCGCATATTCTTTATAAAAAACGTCACCCAGAATTGCATGCAACTTCTACTTTTAAAGCACCATTAACACCGTTTATTAACTATTTAGTATTAGCTTTCTTCGCATTTTTACTTGTCATTATGGCGATTTCAGAAGCGACTCGAACAGCGTTAATGCTCACACCGCTTTGGTTTATTTTGCTATTCGTGCTTTATCGAATGAAAAGAAAATAACAAGTAGTCCGAACTTCACTGACTGAAGTTCGGATTTTTTTGATTCCAGTTATAATTCATATTAAAATAGAGGAAAAGGCGGTGGGAATAGTGGCGGGAAGGGTTATTTTTCATGTGGATATGAATAGTTTTTATGCGTCTGTTGAACAAGCACATGATCCGAGCTTAAAAGGAAAACCGATTGCGATTGCAGGGAATGTGAAAGAGCGTCGAGGGATTATTGTAACGAGCTCATATGAGGCAAGGGCGCATGGGATTTATACAACAATGACGGTTGGAGAAGCAATGAGAAAATGTCCACAGTTGCTATTATTACCACCCGATTTTGCTAAGTACCGGGTCGCAAGTGCGGCAATATTTACGATTTTACGAAGCTATACAGATTTAGTTGAACCTGTTTCGATTGATGAAGGTTACTTAGATGTTACCGAACGTTCGAAAACACAGCATCCTGTGAAAATTGCTGAGGAAATCCAGCAACGCATAATAACTGAACTAGATTTACCTTGTTCGATTGGCATTGCACCGAATAAGTTTTTAGCGAAAACCGCATCGGACATGAAAAAGCCACTCGGAATTACCGTACTGCGGAAGCGTGAAATCCAACAATTGTTATGGCCGCAAAAAGTGATTGAAATGCATGGTATTGGGGAAAGTACTGCTAAAAAATTAGCAACATTTGGGATTTTGACAATAGGCGATTTGGCAAATGCGGATGAACGGATGCTTCAAAACAAATTAGGGAAGAATGGGGTGCGCTTAAAAAATAGAGCGAACGGGATAGACGAGCGAAATGTCGATCCCAATTCGATTTATGATACGAAAAGTGTGGGCAATTCCACGACATTACCAAGGGATGAAACCGAATATTACATTTTGAAAGAGACGTTTGAAAAATTAAGTCGCAGTGTAGCAGAGCGTTTAAAGGCGAAATATTTAGTTGGTACAACGGTCAGTATTCAAATTCGTAATTTTGAATGGAAAAATCAAACACGGAGCAAATCGGTTCGAAATGCGCTTCAAAATGCGGATGCGATTTTTGATATTGCTTGGAAACTATTTACCCAAAATTGGGATGAAACTCCGGTAAGGCTCGTGGGGATTACCGTATCAAATGTTGTTGATCAAGCAGAAACGACGCAGCAATTGAATATATTTAACTTTGAACAGCATGCGAAAGACGAACCGATTGTTGAACTTGTTCAGTCAATCGAAAAGAAGTTTGGGAAAGGGAGTTTACAAAGGGGAGTACGCGCAAAAAAATCAAGTTATGCTTCTAAAACAAGCTTCAGTAAAGACTTTTTGGAAGATCATAAGCAAGATTTATAACGAGCACTGAATTTTTCTATATTTAGACACGAATCGACTATTTATCGGATGAATAATTGTTTCAAATAGGTTTCTTGTCCTACTCCATGCTATAATGAGATGTACGATTTTGCTATGGAGGAGGAGTTGGACATTCATCCGATACGTTTTTTAAGGATAATGGGAATATTAGATGGCGTATCACTTATTACGCTATTATGTATCGCCATGCCACTTAAATATTTTGCAAATATGCCAATTTTCGTCACGATTAATGGTAGTTTACACGGTGGGATTTTCGTTTTATATATAATCGCAATCGCCCTTGTTCAAATCCGCATTAGGTGGAATATTATTTGGTCCATTTCTGCCATTATTGTTGCATTTATACCGTTTGGTAACTTCATTTATGAGTTGAAATTAAAGAAAATGCAACCACAATTCCAAGTTAAACCAA is part of the Solibacillus sp. FSL K6-1523 genome and harbors:
- a CDS encoding DNA polymerase IV, coding for MAGRVIFHVDMNSFYASVEQAHDPSLKGKPIAIAGNVKERRGIIVTSSYEARAHGIYTTMTVGEAMRKCPQLLLLPPDFAKYRVASAAIFTILRSYTDLVEPVSIDEGYLDVTERSKTQHPVKIAEEIQQRIITELDLPCSIGIAPNKFLAKTASDMKKPLGITVLRKREIQQLLWPQKVIEMHGIGESTAKKLATFGILTIGDLANADERMLQNKLGKNGVRLKNRANGIDERNVDPNSIYDTKSVGNSTTLPRDETEYYILKETFEKLSRSVAERLKAKYLVGTTVSIQIRNFEWKNQTRSKSVRNALQNADAIFDIAWKLFTQNWDETPVRLVGITVSNVVDQAETTQQLNIFNFEQHAKDEPIVELVQSIEKKFGKGSLQRGVRAKKSSYASKTSFSKDFLEDHKQDL
- a CDS encoding amino acid permease; the protein is MAQQQLKRELKNRHVQLIAIGGTIGTGLFLGSGKAIALAGPSIILAYLIVGIALFFVMRALGELLLSKGGYQSFTEFATEYIGDWAGYVTGWTYWFCWIMTAMADIIAVGMYTQYWFDIPQWVPAIACLVVLLGLNLLTVKLFGELEFWFALIKIITIVALIVIGVILLIIGFETNTGQVAVSNLWEHGGLFPNGAFGFLMAFQMVVFAFVGVELVGVSAAETANPQKNIPSAINKIPLRILLFYVGALFIILTINPWNTLSAESSPFVQVFALVGIPVAAGLINFVVLTSAASAGNSGLFSTSRMLFSLGSNNQASKKFGTLNKRSVPQNGLIFSAVVVSIGALLSYFMPEDAFGIVTTISAICFIWVWSIILISHILYKKRHPELHATSTFKAPLTPFINYLVLAFFAFLLVIMAISEATRTALMLTPLWFILLFVLYRMKRK